In Astatotilapia calliptera chromosome 16, fAstCal1.2, whole genome shotgun sequence, one genomic interval encodes:
- the hoxd3a gene encoding homeobox protein Hox-D3a, which translates to MQKATYYDNSGLFGGYTYPKPDSYNYGPAHQSYPTSNIDSDYQGSVCPIQTAAVRPPALKDSDLNGDCMRQSSSQNNNNNQATSISEQQAPPLSASSPSSNSSASQKKKSPSSSASSSATPALTKQIFPWMKETRQNSKQKNSNNCATAGGEVSDEKSPPGPASKRVRTAYTSAQLVELEKEFHFNRYLCRPRRVEMANLLNLTERQIKIWFQNRRMKYKKDQKSKGLAHSPLGHSPDRSPPLSGPNHIGYSGQLQNVNSLSYDAPSPPSFAKPQQNMYGLAAYTAPLGGCIPQQKRYPGSEYEHHGMQSNGSFANANLQSSPVYVGGNFVDSMPASGPMFNLGHLPHPSSTSVDYSCAAQIPGNHHHGPCDPHPTYTDLTSHQASQGRIQEAPKLTHL; encoded by the exons ATGCAGAAAGCAACATACTACGACAACTCTGGACTTTTTGGAGGCTACACCTACCCCAAACCAGACTCTTACAACTATGGGCCCGCACACCAGTCCTATCCTACTTCAAACATAGACAGCGACTACCAGGGCTCAGTTTGTCCCATTCAGACAGCTGCAGTCCGGCCACCAGCCCTAAAAGACAGTGACCTGAACGGAGACTGCATGCGACAAAGCAGCagtcaaaataacaacaacaaccaagcGACTAGTATTTCAGAGCAGCAGGCTCCTCCACTGTCTGCATCTTCCCCTAGCTCCAACAGCTCTGCATCTCAGAAGAAGAAATCCCCATCCAGCAGTGCTTCCAGCAGTGCCACACCAGCCCTCACCAAGCAGATATTCCCCTGGATGAAGGAGACCCGACAGAACTCAAAGCAGAAGAACTCAAACAACTGTGCCACCGCAG GTGGTGAAGTGAGTGATGAGAAAAGCCCACCGGGACCAGCGTCCAAACGGGTCAGAACTGCTTACACCAGCGCGCAACTTGTGGAGCTGGAGAAGGAGTTTCACTTTAACCGCTATCTTTGTCGTCCTCGGAGGGTGGAAATGGCAAATCTGTTGAATCTCACCGAGCGCCAAATAAAGATCTGGTTTCAAAACAGGAGGATGAAATACAAAAAGGACCAGAAGTCTAAAGGGCTGGCGCACTCCCCCCTGGGACATTCCCCGGATAGAAGCCCGCCGCTGAGTGGCCCAAATCACATTGGATACTCTGGCCAGctccaaaatgtgaacagcCTCAGCTATGACGCACCCTCACCCCCGTCCTTTGCCAAACCCCAGCAAAATATGTACGGCTTGGCCGCGTACACGGCACCCTTGGGTGGCTGCATCCCACAACAGAAGAGATACCCGGGCTCCGAGTACGAACACCACGGCATGCAGAGCAACGGCAGCTTTGCCAACGCCAATTTGCAAAGCAGCCCCGTTTACGTGGGTGGGAATTTTGTTGATTCCATGCCAGCCTCGGGCCCCATGTTCAACCTCGGCCATCTTCCCCACCCCTCATCCACCAGTGTGGACTACAGCTGTGCCGCACAGATCCCAGGAAACCACCACCATGGACCCTGTGATCCCCATCCCACATACACAGACCTCACCTCTCACCAAGCGTCTCAGGGAAGGATTCAGGAAGCGCCTAAACTGACGCATTTGTAA